In one Ictalurus furcatus strain D&B chromosome 10, Billie_1.0, whole genome shotgun sequence genomic region, the following are encoded:
- the shc2 gene encoding SHC-transforming protein 2, which translates to MLRRDYSIAPTPKEALFTEDFGRIAFLFHYIHPFSFLFPALPTGSDTHSLHQAVLPGMLLKPKYGRFRNDSVTSSDDLIQSLAMSGKVVATAVAPSSVPNSPVPPLEPTILTPPLVQALAESPGLDGEQDSATTFCMLIPKMPQWKFSNSLLSCSPSSSASSSSSKDSSKTSIAKASPATSSIAATSSGPMTSLAAALNSCDPVCMGPCSLQAVSRQRVVVGTASPSGFGGTETAEGNPSSAGSYRTGINRRTRVEGIWLGGEDLSQKANFIHRPSQGWLHPDNKISSTGASFIVKYLGCIEVLKSMRSLDFTTRTQVTREAINRLCEIVPGGKGVWKKKAANKALHAVMGKSNLHFAGMRIAINISIEGLNLLDPTTRQVIAHHPMQSISFASGGDTDTPDYVAYVAKDPVNQRACHILECCANLAQSIISTIGQAFELQFKQYLHSPPKAIPSQERNVRTEESAWDEDDMFLEHDYYNSIPGKEPPLGGVVDSRLKTPAALLGHIHCLPQSKAAQPGSTARRDMASLPAAQLCYEVHWDTENCSSSSVTSDGYLRADGHPTSSQDYEEHLYVNTLNLNNTRPSSDAQEERSPESPKKDIFDMRPFEDALRLHEAGSVCLLEDKWPSPPHRRAPIAPTEEQLCQEAWYHGRMSRRDAEKLLIHDGDFLVRDSSTNPGQYVLTGMHCGLPKHLLLVDPEGVVRTKDMLFESISHLINYHLSNKLPIVAAESELHLQQVVYRKQLPPIKQV; encoded by the exons ATGCTTAGAAGAGACTACAGCATTGCACCAACCCCAAAGGAGGCTCTCTTCACTGAGGATTTTGGAAGAATTGCCTTTCTCTTccattacatccatccattttccttcctttttccagCATTACCCACTGGCAGCGATACACACTCCCTGCACCAGGCTGTTCTTCCGGGCATGCTACTTAAGCCCAAGTATGGCCGCTTTCGCAACGACTCTGTGACCTCCTCAGACGACCTGATACAGAGCTTAGCCATGAGCGGGAAGGTGGTAGCCACAGCAGTGGCTCCTTCTTCAGTACCAAACTCACCAGTACCACCTTTGGAGCCCACCATCCTCACCCCACCCTTAGTCCAGGCGTTGGCTGAGTCTCCTGGCCTGGATGGCGAACAGGACAGTGCCACCACCTTCTGCATGTTAATCCCCAAGATGCCCCAGTGGAAGTTCTCCAACTCGCTGCTGAGCTGCAGCCCTTCTAGCAGTGCTAGTTCCAGCTCCAGTAAGGATTCTAGCAAAACCTCCATCGCTAAGGCATCCCCAGCCACCTCAAGTATAGCTGCAACCTCCAGTGGTCCCATGACCAGCCTCGCTGCTGCACTTAACTCCTGTGACCCTGTCTGTATGGGTCCCTGTTCCCTGCAGGCTGTGAGCAGACAGAGGGTTGTTGTAGGCACAGCTAGTCCCAGTGGCTTTGGAGGTACAGAGACAGCAGAGGGGAATCCAAGCAGTGCTGGGAGCTACCGCACAGGCATAAACCGCAGGaccagggtggagggaatatgGCTTGGTGGAGAAGACCTTAGCCAAAAAGCGAATTTCATCCATAGGCCTTCGCAGGGCTGGCTGCACCCAGACAACAAAATAAGCAGCACAGGGGCCTCCTTCATTGTCAAG TATCTAGGCTGTATTGAGGTGCTTAAATCAATGCGTTCACTGGACTTCACCACCAGAACACAGGTGACAAG GGAGGCTATCAACAGACTGTGTGAAATAGTTCCAGGAGGGAAAGGCGTGTGGAAGAAGAAG GCTGCCAACAAGGCTCTTCATGCCGTCATGGGAAAGAGTAACTTGCATTTTGCTGGCATGCGTATTGCTATCAACATCTCAATAGAGGGGCTGAATTTGCTTGACCCCACCACGCGACAG gtgatAGCACATCACCCTATGCAGTCCATCTCCTTTGCTTCTGGAGGAGACACG GATACACCTGATTATGTTGCATATGTGGCCAAagatcctgtcaatcaaagag CATGTCATATTCTGGAGTGCTGTGCAAACCTTGCACAGAGCATTATCAGTACGATCGGCCAAGCCTTCGAGTTGCAATTCAAACAGTACCTGCACAGCCCACCCAAAGCCATACCCAGCCAGGAAAg GAATGTAAGGACAGAAGAGTCAGCGTGGGATGAAGATGACATGTTTTTGGAACATGATTACTACAACAGCATACCAGGAAAAGAACCTCCACTGGGAGGAGTAGTGGACTCGAGACTCAAGACACCAGCGGCCTTGCTGGGCCACATCCACTGCCTGCCGCAGAGCAAAGCAGCACAG CCTGGATCTACAGCTAGGAGAGACATGGCCTCACTACCTGCAGCTCAGCTGTGTTATGAAGTGCATTGGGACACGGAGAACTGCAGTAGCTCAA GTGTGACATCTGATGGGTATTTGAGAGCAGATGGACATCCTACTAGTAGCCAGGATTATGAGGAGCACTTATATGTGAATACACTGAATCTGAACAACACAAGACCATCATCAGATGCACAGGAAGAACGCAGCCCTGAGAGCCCCAAAAAAGACATCTTTGATATGA GACCTTTTGAAGATGCACTGCGTCTGCATGAGGCTGgtagtgtgtgtttgctggAGGACAAGTGGCCAAGTCCCCCACATCGCAGAGCCCCTATAGCCCCTACTGAGGAGCAGCTCTGTCAAGAAGCCTGGTATCATGGGCGAATGAGCCGCCGTGATGCAGAGAAGCTACTGATCCATGATGGAGATTTCCTAGTACGGGACAGTTCCACTAACCCAGGCCAGTACGTACTGACAGGGATGCACTGCGGCCTGCCGAAACACTTGCTCCTGGTGGACCCAGAGGGAGTG GTACGCACTAAAGACATGCTGTTTGAGAGCATCAGTCACCTGATCAACTATCACCTGAGTAACAAGCTGCCCATTGTAGCAGCTGAGAGTGAGCTTCATCTCCAGCAGGTGGTGTACAGAAAGCAGTTACCACCAATCAAACAAGTGTAA